In the genome of Pseudomonas sp. HS6, one region contains:
- the hydA gene encoding dihydropyrimidinase, translating into MSLLIRGATVVTHDESYRADVYCANGVIKSIGENLDVPAGAEVLDGSGQYLMPGGIDPHTHMQLPFMGTVASEDFYSGTAAGLAGGTTSIIDFVIPNPQQSLMEAFHQWRGWAEKSASDYGFHVAITWWSEQVREEMAELVSHHGINSFKHFMAYKNAIMAADDTLVASFERCLELGAVPTVHAENGELVYHLQRKLMAQGITGPEAHPLSRPSQVEGEAASRAIRIAETIGTPLYLVHVSTKEALDEITYARSKGQPVYGEVLAGHLLLDDSVYQHPDWQTAAGYVMSPPFRPRGHQEALWHGLQSGNLHTTATDHCCFCAEQKAAGRDDFSKIPNGTAGIEDRMAVLWDEGVNSGRLSMQDFVALTSTNTAKIFNLYPRKGAIRVGADADLVLWDPQGTRTISAKTHHQQVDFNIFEGKTVTGVPSHTVSQGRVVWADGDLRAERGAGRYIERPAYPAVFDLLNKRAEHQKPTAVKR; encoded by the coding sequence ATGTCTCTGTTGATCCGTGGCGCCACCGTTGTTACCCATGATGAAAGTTACCGCGCCGATGTCTATTGCGCTAACGGCGTGATCAAATCCATTGGTGAAAACCTGGATGTTCCCGCGGGCGCCGAAGTGCTCGACGGCAGCGGTCAATACCTGATGCCCGGCGGCATCGATCCGCACACCCACATGCAACTCCCGTTCATGGGCACCGTGGCCAGCGAAGACTTCTACAGCGGCACCGCTGCTGGCCTGGCCGGTGGCACCACCTCGATCATCGATTTCGTGATTCCCAATCCGCAGCAGTCGCTGATGGAAGCCTTTCACCAGTGGCGTGGCTGGGCGGAAAAATCGGCGTCCGACTACGGCTTCCACGTCGCAATCACCTGGTGGAGCGAGCAGGTCCGCGAGGAAATGGCCGAGCTGGTCAGCCATCACGGGATCAACAGCTTCAAGCATTTCATGGCCTACAAAAACGCGATCATGGCCGCCGACGATACGCTGGTGGCGAGCTTCGAGCGTTGCCTGGAGCTCGGTGCGGTGCCGACCGTGCACGCGGAGAACGGCGAGCTGGTCTATCACCTGCAACGCAAATTGATGGCCCAGGGCATCACCGGGCCGGAAGCGCATCCGCTGTCGCGGCCATCGCAGGTGGAAGGGGAAGCGGCCAGTCGGGCGATCCGCATTGCCGAAACCATCGGCACGCCGCTGTACCTGGTGCATGTCTCGACCAAGGAGGCCCTCGACGAAATCACCTACGCCCGCAGCAAGGGCCAACCGGTCTACGGCGAGGTGTTGGCCGGGCATCTGCTGCTGGACGACAGCGTCTACCAGCACCCGGACTGGCAGACCGCTGCCGGTTACGTCATGAGCCCGCCGTTCCGTCCGCGCGGGCATCAGGAAGCGCTGTGGCATGGTTTGCAGAGCGGTAATCTGCACACCACCGCCACCGACCATTGCTGCTTCTGCGCCGAGCAGAAAGCCGCCGGCCGTGACGATTTCAGCAAGATCCCCAACGGCACCGCCGGCATCGAAGACCGCATGGCGGTGTTGTGGGACGAAGGTGTTAACTCGGGGCGGTTGTCGATGCAGGACTTCGTCGCCCTCACCTCCACCAACACCGCGAAAATCTTCAACCTCTACCCGCGCAAAGGCGCGATCCGCGTCGGCGCCGATGCCGACCTGGTGCTGTGGGACCCGCAAGGCACCCGCACCATCTCCGCCAAGACCCACCATCAGCAGGTGGACTTCAACATCTTCGAAGGCAAGACCGTGACCGGCGTGCCAAGCCATACCGTCAGTCAGGGCCGGGTGGTCTGGGCCGACGGCGACCTGCGCGCCGAGCGCGGGGCGGGCCGGTATATCGAACGGCCGGCGTATCCGGCGGTGTTTGATTTGCTGAACAAGCGGGCTGAGCACCAGAAGCCTACTGCTGTGAAACGCTGA
- a CDS encoding UbiX family flavin prenyltransferase has protein sequence MVVGISGASGFIYGVRLLELLAELNIESHLIISRAALLTMAHETDYKLADVTALASHYHRADDVAAGIASGSFRCLGMVVAPCSMRTLAEIATGTSSGLIGRAADVTLKERRTLVLMARETPLTLAHLRNMTAVTEMGGIIAPPVPAFYARPDNLTQMVDHSLGRVLDLFGLDAGTARRWREPTEPCGSELARESGKPVTITAE, from the coding sequence ATGGTGGTCGGCATCAGCGGCGCGTCCGGCTTCATCTACGGCGTGCGCCTGCTGGAGCTGCTGGCCGAGCTGAACATCGAAAGCCACTTGATCATCAGCCGCGCCGCGCTGCTGACCATGGCCCACGAAACCGACTACAAACTGGCGGACGTCACCGCCCTCGCCAGCCACTACCACCGCGCCGACGACGTGGCCGCCGGGATCGCCAGCGGTTCGTTCCGTTGCCTGGGCATGGTGGTCGCGCCGTGTTCAATGAGGACGCTGGCGGAAATCGCCACCGGCACGTCATCGGGGCTGATCGGCCGCGCCGCCGACGTCACCCTCAAGGAACGCCGCACCCTGGTGCTGATGGCCCGCGAAACGCCGCTGACCCTTGCCCACCTGCGCAACATGACCGCCGTCACCGAGATGGGCGGGATCATCGCCCCGCCGGTGCCGGCCTTCTACGCCCGCCCCGACAACCTGACGCAAATGGTCGACCACAGCCTCGGCCGCGTCCTCGACCTGTTCGGCCTCGACGCCGGCACCGCCCGACGATGGCGAGAACCCACAGAACCCTGTGGGAGCGAGCTTGCTCGCGAAAGCGGTAAGCCAGTCACCATCACTGCTGAATGA
- a CDS encoding nucleobase:cation symporter-2 family protein — protein MSSASSSSTVHPVDRVLPVRQMLTLGLQHMAVSYIGAIAVPLIVASALKMSHADTVVLISTTLFCSGIATLLQTVGFWKFGVRLPILQGVAFSSVGPVIAIGSNPEVGFAGVCGAVIGAGIFTLLMAPFVGRLRRFFPPVVTGCIVTVIGLQLFPIAYEWVGGGRNASNFGAPAFLAVAVVVLLTILLVNRYGSPLLRNMAVLVGMLVGAGLAYGLGMGNFHSVEDAPWLTVPYPFYFGLPTFSLIPIATMVVVMIVQMVESMGLFVAIGDIVDKPVDDKQVINGLRANGLASTIAGMFAAFPFIAFMENVGLVILTGVRSRWVVAISGLLMCSIALVPKAGAIIASMPTAALGGAGIAMFGVVAAAGIQTLAKVDYERNRYNVLIVGFTIAAALVPVLAPTLFKQLPEWSQPFLHSSVVIACLVSVLLNAALNGVSVPETTPGKSASHIL, from the coding sequence ATGTCGTCAGCCAGTTCCTCCTCCACCGTCCACCCCGTCGACCGCGTTCTGCCAGTGCGACAGATGCTCACCCTCGGCCTGCAACACATGGCCGTCTCGTATATCGGCGCCATCGCCGTGCCGTTGATTGTCGCCAGTGCCTTGAAGATGTCCCACGCCGACACGGTGGTGCTGATCAGCACCACGCTGTTCTGCTCCGGCATCGCCACCCTGTTGCAGACCGTCGGTTTCTGGAAGTTCGGCGTGCGCCTGCCGATTCTGCAAGGCGTGGCGTTCAGCAGCGTCGGCCCGGTGATCGCCATCGGCAGCAACCCGGAGGTGGGATTCGCCGGGGTCTGCGGGGCGGTGATCGGCGCGGGGATTTTCACCCTGCTGATGGCGCCGTTCGTGGGCCGCTTGCGACGGTTTTTCCCGCCGGTAGTCACCGGTTGCATCGTCACGGTGATCGGTCTGCAGCTGTTCCCGATTGCCTATGAATGGGTCGGTGGCGGGCGCAACGCGAGCAATTTCGGCGCCCCGGCGTTTCTCGCCGTGGCCGTGGTGGTGCTACTCACCATCCTGCTGGTCAACCGCTATGGCAGCCCGTTGCTGCGCAACATGGCGGTGCTGGTCGGCATGTTGGTGGGCGCCGGTCTGGCTTACGGTCTGGGCATGGGTAACTTTCACAGCGTCGAGGACGCGCCGTGGCTGACCGTGCCCTACCCGTTTTATTTCGGTTTGCCGACCTTCAGCCTGATCCCCATCGCCACCATGGTGGTGGTGATGATCGTGCAGATGGTCGAGTCCATGGGGCTGTTTGTGGCCATTGGAGACATTGTCGACAAACCGGTGGATGACAAACAGGTGATCAACGGCCTGCGCGCCAATGGCCTGGCCAGCACCATCGCCGGGATGTTCGCCGCGTTCCCGTTCATTGCTTTCATGGAGAACGTCGGGCTGGTGATCCTGACCGGCGTGCGCAGCCGCTGGGTGGTGGCGATCAGCGGTTTGCTGATGTGCTCGATCGCGCTGGTGCCGAAGGCCGGGGCAATCATCGCCTCGATGCCGACCGCCGCGCTGGGCGGTGCCGGCATCGCCATGTTCGGCGTGGTTGCGGCGGCCGGGATCCAGACCCTGGCCAAAGTCGACTACGAGCGCAATCGCTACAACGTGCTGATCGTCGGTTTCACCATCGCCGCCGCCCTGGTGCCGGTGCTTGCCCCGACCCTGTTCAAACAACTGCCCGAGTGGTCACAGCCGTTCCTGCACAGCAGCGTGGTCATCGCCTGCCTGGTGTCGGTGCTGCTCAACGCGGCGCTCAACGGCGTCAGCGTGCCAGAAACCACACCCGGCAAATCCGCCTCGCACATCCTCTGA
- a CDS encoding NCS1 family nucleobase:cation symporter-1: MQQNRSQVIERDGLFELEAGSDVLDSPRYNHDMAPTKVRERTWNKWHITALWIGMSICVPTYTLGGVLTAYFGLTVGEALLAILFANVIVLIPLTLNAFPGTKYGIPFPVLLRSSFGILGSNVPCLIRALVACGWFGIQTMFGGLAIHLFLGSIFEGWKSLGGTGEVIGFMIFWALNLWVVIRGAESIKWLETLSAPLLVAVGIGLLVWAMPNVSMTELLAIPPKRPEGASVVSYFAAGLTAMVGFWATLSLNIPDFSRYARSQKDQILGQIFGLPLTMFLFAALGVVMTAASVKLVGVSVSDPVTLIGHIQSPVWVAVAMALIIIATLSTNTAANIVSPTNDFQNIAPKVINRTKAVILTGFVGLALMGHELLKKLGLIVSDVSLETVYSNWLLGYSSLLGPIAGIMVVDYFLIKKQQLDLAGLYRDDIYPAWNWAGFIAFGVPVVLTLLSLGSSAFSWFYSYGWFTGSALGGLIYYGLCAMRAQPSAVKSPV, translated from the coding sequence ATGCAACAGAACAGATCGCAAGTGATCGAGCGCGACGGCTTGTTCGAACTCGAAGCCGGCAGCGACGTCCTCGACAGTCCCCGTTACAACCACGACATGGCACCGACCAAGGTGCGTGAACGGACCTGGAACAAATGGCACATCACCGCATTGTGGATCGGCATGTCGATCTGTGTGCCGACCTACACCCTGGGCGGTGTGCTCACTGCGTATTTCGGCCTGACCGTCGGTGAAGCGTTGCTGGCGATTCTGTTTGCCAACGTCATCGTCCTGATTCCCCTGACGCTCAACGCATTTCCCGGCACCAAGTACGGGATTCCGTTTCCAGTGCTGCTGCGTTCATCGTTCGGGATTCTCGGCTCCAACGTGCCGTGTCTGATCCGGGCGCTGGTGGCGTGCGGCTGGTTCGGCATCCAGACGATGTTCGGCGGGTTGGCGATTCACCTGTTTCTCGGCTCGATTTTCGAGGGCTGGAAATCCCTCGGCGGGACAGGGGAGGTGATCGGTTTCATGATCTTCTGGGCACTGAATCTATGGGTGGTGATCCGTGGTGCCGAGTCGATCAAGTGGCTGGAAACCCTGTCGGCACCGCTGCTGGTGGCGGTCGGGATCGGGCTGCTGGTGTGGGCCATGCCCAATGTGTCGATGACCGAACTGCTGGCGATTCCGCCGAAGCGTCCCGAAGGTGCGAGCGTGGTCAGTTACTTCGCCGCCGGGCTGACGGCGATGGTCGGTTTCTGGGCCACGTTGTCGCTGAACATTCCTGACTTCAGCCGTTATGCCCGCAGCCAGAAGGATCAGATCCTCGGGCAGATTTTCGGCCTGCCGCTGACCATGTTCCTGTTCGCCGCACTGGGCGTGGTGATGACCGCCGCGTCGGTGAAACTGGTGGGTGTCAGCGTCTCCGATCCGGTGACTCTGATCGGCCATATCCAGAGCCCGGTGTGGGTCGCGGTGGCCATGGCGCTGATCATCATCGCCACGCTGTCGACCAACACCGCCGCCAATATCGTTTCGCCGACCAACGACTTCCAGAACATTGCCCCCAAGGTGATCAACCGCACCAAAGCGGTGATCCTCACCGGGTTTGTCGGCCTGGCGCTGATGGGTCATGAACTGCTGAAGAAGCTCGGATTGATCGTCTCCGATGTCAGCCTGGAAACCGTGTATTCCAACTGGCTACTGGGCTATTCCAGCCTGCTCGGGCCGATTGCCGGGATCATGGTGGTGGACTATTTCCTGATCAAGAAACAGCAACTGGATCTGGCCGGCCTGTACCGCGACGACATCTACCCCGCGTGGAACTGGGCCGGGTTCATCGCGTTCGGCGTGCCGGTGGTGCTGACCCTGCTGTCGCTGGGCAGCAGCGCATTCAGCTGGTTTTACAGCTACGGCTGGTTCACCGGCTCGGCGCTGGGCGGCTTGATCTATTACGGGTTGTGCGCGATGCGCGCGCAACCTTCTGCCGTGAAATCACCGGTGTAG
- a CDS encoding amidohydrolase family protein: MTQLQNILIKHPVAVMTGLRGPRARAGAVDIRVVNGRIAEMAANLEPQPGDRVIDARNSVVYPGWINTHHHLFQNLLKAVPEGLNQDLQGWLASVPYPRLNRFTPQLARIAARLGMVELLLSGVTTCADHHYLYHAHGSTETGDLLFDLAEEFGLRFVLCRGGALESASAHPGFSKTALQPESLEQMVGDIERLKSRYHQDTPDALRRVVVAPTTPTFSLPPTLLRELAHTARGMGLRLHTHLSETQNYVNFCRDKYNCLPVEFVAEHEWLGPDVWFAHAVHLQPGEIRMLAQTGTGVSHCPVSNARLGSGVAPIPQMYEAGVPISLGVDGVASNESGSMVGEVNTAWLIHRAEQGASATTAEDVIHWGTAGGAQVLGLGAVGTLEIGQAADLVIYSLDHPRFYGFHDSAVAPVVAGEPIAVKYSLVGGRIVVDNGVIPGLDIERMRAEAWEGVQAMMKVDD, encoded by the coding sequence ATGACTCAACTTCAAAACATCCTGATCAAGCACCCGGTCGCGGTGATGACTGGCCTGCGCGGCCCCCGTGCCCGAGCCGGTGCGGTGGACATCCGCGTGGTCAACGGCCGGATCGCGGAAATGGCCGCCAACCTTGAGCCGCAACCCGGTGATCGGGTGATCGACGCGCGTAATTCAGTGGTCTATCCGGGCTGGATCAATACCCACCATCACCTGTTCCAGAACCTGCTCAAAGCGGTGCCCGAAGGCTTGAATCAGGATTTGCAAGGCTGGCTGGCGAGCGTGCCCTATCCGCGCCTGAACCGCTTTACCCCGCAACTGGCGCGGATCGCCGCACGGCTGGGAATGGTCGAGTTGTTGCTGTCTGGCGTCACCACCTGCGCCGATCACCACTACCTCTACCACGCCCACGGCAGCACCGAGACCGGCGACTTGCTGTTCGACCTCGCCGAAGAGTTCGGCCTGCGTTTCGTGCTGTGCCGTGGCGGTGCGCTGGAGTCGGCGAGCGCGCACCCGGGCTTCTCGAAAACCGCGCTGCAACCGGAATCCCTGGAGCAAATGGTCGGCGATATCGAACGGCTGAAATCGCGCTACCACCAGGACACCCCGGACGCTCTGCGCCGGGTGGTCGTGGCGCCGACCACACCGACCTTCTCGCTGCCGCCAACGCTGCTGCGCGAACTGGCGCACACCGCCCGAGGCATGGGGTTGCGCCTGCACACGCACCTCTCTGAAACCCAGAACTACGTGAACTTCTGCCGCGACAAGTACAACTGCCTGCCGGTGGAGTTCGTCGCCGAACACGAATGGCTTGGCCCGGATGTGTGGTTCGCCCACGCCGTGCACCTGCAACCGGGAGAAATCCGCATGCTCGCCCAGACCGGCACCGGCGTCTCCCACTGCCCGGTCAGCAACGCCCGGCTGGGCAGCGGCGTCGCGCCGATTCCGCAAATGTACGAGGCCGGCGTGCCGATCTCCCTCGGCGTCGACGGCGTGGCTTCGAACGAATCCGGGAGCATGGTCGGCGAAGTCAACACCGCGTGGCTGATCCACCGCGCCGAACAAGGCGCCTCAGCCACCACCGCCGAAGACGTCATCCACTGGGGCACGGCCGGCGGCGCGCAAGTGCTCGGGCTTGGCGCAGTCGGCACACTGGAAATCGGCCAGGCCGCGGATCTGGTGATCTACAGCCTCGACCATCCACGGTTCTACGGCTTCCACGACAGCGCCGTCGCACCGGTCGTCGCGGGTGAGCCGATTGCCGTGAAATACAGCCTGGTGGGTGGGCGGATCGTGGTCGACAACGGCGTGATTCCGGGGCTGGATATCGAGCGGATGCGGGCCGAGGCCTGGGAAGGTGTGCAGGCGATGATGAAGGTCGACGACTGA
- a CDS encoding bifunctional oligoribonuclease/PAP phosphatase NrnA: MKVITSGSAYLDIDAYACCIAYAELLNRQGIPARAVSNANPNASVSNTVLGWGAVLHDYRPTPNDEFVLVDVSDYHHFDPMVALDRVVEVIDHHPGFEDHWAQRLGAAADIRPIGAAATQIFQRWKATGRLSEISSQSAALLATAILDNTLNFTGQMTTTADIDAYVELAPHGKLTADWPEQYFLECQAAIESDMSAALAADLKRMKPESRLPEVFAQMTVWDADALIEKYRSEICRWMDGQGDDWLLNVICISQRKSCLLAEPVVSQQKLSRLLPMEWQAGLAVLKPSILRKELLSLGLNANSGG; encoded by the coding sequence ATCAAAGTCATCACCTCAGGCTCGGCGTATCTGGACATCGACGCCTACGCCTGCTGCATCGCCTATGCAGAATTGCTCAACCGGCAAGGCATTCCCGCCCGCGCTGTCAGTAACGCAAACCCCAATGCCAGCGTTTCAAACACCGTCCTCGGCTGGGGCGCGGTGCTGCACGATTACCGCCCGACGCCCAACGATGAGTTCGTGCTGGTCGACGTCTCCGATTACCACCATTTCGACCCCATGGTCGCGCTCGATCGGGTGGTGGAAGTCATCGACCATCATCCGGGCTTCGAAGATCATTGGGCGCAGAGGCTCGGAGCTGCCGCCGACATCCGCCCGATCGGCGCGGCGGCGACTCAGATTTTTCAGCGCTGGAAAGCGACGGGACGGCTGTCGGAGATAAGCTCACAAAGTGCCGCGCTGCTGGCTACGGCGATTCTGGACAACACCCTGAATTTCACCGGGCAGATGACCACGACGGCGGACATCGATGCCTACGTGGAACTCGCGCCACACGGAAAACTCACGGCGGACTGGCCCGAGCAGTATTTCCTCGAATGTCAGGCCGCCATCGAATCCGACATGTCTGCTGCGTTGGCCGCCGATCTCAAGCGCATGAAACCCGAGAGCCGGTTGCCCGAGGTTTTTGCGCAGATGACCGTGTGGGATGCCGATGCGCTGATCGAGAAGTATCGCAGCGAGATTTGCCGCTGGATGGACGGGCAGGGTGATGACTGGTTGCTGAACGTCATCTGCATCAGCCAGCGCAAAAGTTGTTTGCTGGCCGAACCCGTGGTCAGCCAGCAGAAGTTGAGTCGTTTGCTGCCGATGGAATGGCAGGCTGGATTGGCGGTTCTAAAGCCCTCGATCTTGCGCAAGGAGCTACTGAGCCTGGGGCTGAACGCAAACTCAGGCGGGTGA
- a CDS encoding Zn-dependent hydrolase: MNAAVDVLQSTHQHINRDRLWASLMELAKLGATVKGGVCRLALTDLDRQARDLFVQWCKDAGCSVTVDEVGNIFARRPGRNPNLPPVMTGSHIDTQPTGGKFDGCFGVLAGVEVLRTLNDLGVETEAPLEVVVWTNEEGSRFAPCMMGSGVFAEKFTLKETLAKVDADGVTVGEALNAIGYAGPRKVSGHKVGAYFEAHIEQGPILEDEQKTIGVVLGALGQKWFDLKLRGVEAHAGPTPMHLRKDALVGASVIVGAVNRAALGHQPHACGTVGCLQAYPGSRNVIPGEVRMTLDFRHLEPARLDSMISEVKQVIEATCEEHGLTYELTPTADFPPLYFEKGCVEAVRGAAKGLGLSHMDIVSGAGHDAIFLAELGPAGMIFVPCEGGISHNEIENAAPEDLAAGCAVLLRAMLAASAAVAGGQRAA, translated from the coding sequence ATGAACGCAGCCGTAGACGTTCTGCAATCGACCCATCAGCACATCAACCGCGACCGCTTGTGGGCGTCGCTCATGGAACTTGCCAAACTCGGCGCCACGGTCAAGGGCGGGGTCTGTCGCCTGGCCCTGACCGACCTCGACCGCCAGGCCCGCGACCTGTTCGTGCAATGGTGCAAGGACGCCGGTTGCAGCGTCACGGTCGATGAAGTCGGCAACATCTTCGCCCGTCGTCCCGGCCGTAACCCGAACCTGCCACCGGTGATGACCGGCAGCCACATCGACACCCAGCCCACCGGCGGCAAGTTCGACGGTTGCTTCGGCGTGCTGGCCGGGGTCGAAGTGTTGCGCACCCTCAATGACCTGGGCGTGGAAACCGAGGCGCCGCTGGAAGTGGTGGTCTGGACCAACGAAGAGGGCTCGCGCTTCGCCCCGTGCATGATGGGCTCTGGCGTGTTCGCGGAAAAGTTCACCCTCAAAGAAACCCTGGCCAAGGTCGATGCCGACGGCGTAACCGTCGGCGAAGCACTGAACGCCATCGGCTATGCCGGGCCGCGCAAGGTCAGCGGGCACAAGGTCGGCGCCTATTTCGAAGCGCACATCGAACAAGGGCCGATCCTTGAAGACGAACAGAAAACCATCGGCGTGGTACTCGGCGCTCTGGGGCAGAAGTGGTTCGACCTGAAACTGCGCGGCGTCGAAGCCCACGCCGGCCCGACCCCGATGCACCTGCGCAAGGACGCTCTGGTCGGCGCCTCGGTAATCGTTGGTGCAGTCAATCGCGCGGCGCTCGGCCATCAACCTCACGCCTGCGGCACGGTCGGTTGCCTGCAAGCCTATCCGGGTTCGCGCAACGTCATTCCAGGCGAAGTGCGCATGACCCTCGACTTCCGGCATCTGGAACCGGCACGTCTCGACTCGATGATCAGCGAGGTGAAACAAGTCATCGAAGCAACGTGCGAAGAACACGGTCTGACCTATGAACTGACCCCGACCGCCGACTTCCCGCCGCTGTACTTCGAAAAAGGCTGCGTCGAAGCCGTGCGTGGCGCGGCCAAAGGTCTGGGGCTGTCGCACATGGACATCGTCAGCGGCGCCGGTCACGACGCGATTTTCCTCGCCGAACTCGGCCCGGCCGGGATGATCTTCGTGCCGTGCGAAGGCGGCATCAGCCACAACGAAATCGAAAACGCCGCGCCGGAGGATCTGGCGGCCGGTTGTGCCGTGTTGCTGCGGGCGATGCTGGCGGCTTCGGCGGCGGTGGCCGGGGGACAACGCGCTGCCTGA
- a CDS encoding GTP-binding protein, which translates to MNTPFNAPTPNTKIPVTILTGFLGAGKTTLLNYILKENHGRKIAVIENEFGEVGIDGDLVLSSETEEIYEMVNGCVCCTAEVREDLVRIVRELVARPVRLDHILIETSGLADPYPVAQSFFINDPIAEEVELDAIVTMVDAKHIAQHLEDLQLDGVDNQAVDQIVCADRIVINKVDLVSAEEVETLRGKIRGLNATADLVTSTHAQIDLSKILGIGAFECTQKLMEIGADQHDHDHHDHDHHAEEPDHEHDPSVSSVGIAVDGAVDLMAFHRWISELRSAQADNLYRMKGVLAVANEDQRYVLQGVHSLVEFRASTAWGSEPRSSKIVFIGRDLDRAALNQGFAACLAG; encoded by the coding sequence ATGAACACGCCATTCAACGCCCCGACCCCGAACACCAAAATCCCGGTCACCATCCTCACCGGGTTCCTCGGTGCCGGCAAAACCACCCTGCTCAATTACATCCTCAAGGAGAACCACGGCCGCAAGATTGCGGTGATCGAAAACGAGTTCGGCGAGGTCGGCATCGACGGCGATCTGGTGCTCAGTTCCGAGACCGAAGAGATCTACGAGATGGTCAACGGCTGCGTCTGCTGCACCGCCGAAGTCCGCGAGGATCTGGTGCGCATCGTCCGCGAGCTGGTGGCGCGCCCGGTGCGGCTCGACCACATCCTGATCGAGACCAGTGGCCTGGCCGACCCGTACCCGGTGGCCCAGAGCTTTTTCATCAACGACCCGATTGCCGAGGAAGTCGAACTCGACGCCATCGTGACCATGGTCGATGCCAAGCACATCGCCCAGCACCTGGAAGACCTGCAACTGGACGGCGTCGACAATCAGGCGGTGGATCAGATCGTCTGCGCCGATCGCATCGTCATCAACAAGGTCGATCTGGTCAGCGCTGAAGAAGTGGAAACCCTGCGCGGCAAGATCCGTGGATTGAATGCCACGGCAGACTTGGTGACCTCCACCCATGCGCAAATCGACCTGTCGAAGATCCTCGGCATCGGTGCCTTCGAATGCACCCAGAAGCTGATGGAGATCGGCGCGGATCAGCACGATCACGATCACCACGACCATGACCATCACGCTGAAGAGCCCGATCACGAGCACGACCCAAGCGTGTCCTCGGTGGGCATCGCCGTGGACGGCGCCGTCGACCTGATGGCGTTCCACCGCTGGATAAGCGAGTTGCGCAGTGCTCAGGCCGACAACCTGTACCGCATGAAAGGCGTGCTGGCGGTGGCCAACGAAGATCAGCGCTACGTGCTGCAAGGCGTGCACAGCCTGGTGGAGTTCCGCGCCTCGACTGCGTGGGGCTCTGAACCGCGCTCGAGCAAGATCGTGTTCATCGGCCGCGACCTGGATCGGGCGGCGCTGAACCAGGGCTTTGCCGCCTGCCTGGCCGGCTGA